The stretch of DNA GCGAAATTCCCGAACGAGGCTGATTTTCTCACCGGCGATTTCGGTGAAAAAGAGAGGCGCGGGTGTTGCCATTGAAGGCATGATGGGAGTGTCAAAGTCACAGCACACCCGCTCAATGAATACTGCCCTGCGCGGAGGCCTGACGCAATTCCATCGTCGTTTCCAGCAGGAGCTGGTGCCCTTGGTGGAAGCCGATCTGCCCACGGCCTGCGACGTGGGCACCCAGCGCAACAGCCACGGCTTCAAGACCACCTGGATCGGCTACAAGCTGCACCTGGACGTGGCCGACGGCATGATCCCGATCTCGGCGGTGCTCACCTCGGCCAGCGTGCACGACTCGCAGGCGGCGATCCCGTTGGCGACGATGAGTGCGCAGCGCGTGACCCACCTCTACGACCCGATGGATGCCGCCTGCTGCAGCCCGATCATCCGCGCGCACAGTCAAGGCATGGGCCATGTGCCGTTGATCGATCACAACCCGCGCCGTGGCGAGAAGATCGAGTTCGCGCCCCATGAAGCCCAGCGCTACAAAGAACGCAGCACCGTCGAGCGCGTCAATGCGCGTCTCAAGGATGACTTCGGTGCCGCACGCGTCAACGTGCGGGGCCCCGCCAAGGTGATGACCCACCTGATGTTCGGCGTGCTGGTCCTCACCGCCGATCAATTGCTGCGATGGGTCACGTAGCCCCTGGCGTCGGACCCCATCCACACCCTCCGCGCGCGATGGCGCCGGGTTCACCGCGCCCGCCAAACCGAGACATGGACACTTCTTGACCCCATCGATATCCGGATTTCAGTCAAAGGCTTCCGGATTGGTTGCAACTTGACCAGCGCGCGGCTGGCGCAAGCTCTCAACCCAACTTCAGCGGGAATTTCGCAAGACCTTCATGTTATACATCTTATTGGCAGATTAGGCGTCATCCTGATATATAATAAGCGTTGGGCAGCAATGAAGCGGCGGGTGCATGACTGAAGGCCTAACCCCATCAGAAAAGCTCGTCGCCGAGCTGTGCCAGAAATCGTTCCTAAGGCTCTGGACTCACCCAAACCCGGTCGGAAAAAAGGGAAAGGAGCTGTGTGACTGTTTGATCGTTTGTGGACCTCACGTTGTCATCATTTCAGTCAAGGAATGCGACTACGTTGATACAGGGGACAAAACAGGCTGGGAAAGATGGGAAAAGCGAGCAATTGCCAAATCCGCAGATCAAATTTGGGGCGCTGAGCGCTGGCTAATGTCAGTTGATACATTCCAGCGCAAAGATGGCCGAACAGTTTCGCTCCCACCAAGCGGAGACAGAAGGTTTCATAGAATCTCCGTGTCTCTGGGTGGTAAAGGGCAAGTCTTTATCAAATGGGGAGACCTAGGGAACGGCTTCGTTCATGTGTGTGATGAAGTTAGCGTTGGCGTTTTGTTTGGAGAGCTTGACACGATTACTGACTTTGTCGCGTTCTTAGATCAAAGCGAACGCTTTGTTGCGAGCGGTGTTTCTCCTATTTTCGGAGGTGGAGGCATCGAGGATTTGGTGGCGCTGTATATTTCCTGGGGCCACACCTTCGAATTGCCAGATGAGCTCTCAGGCACCCCTGACAGCATGATTCTTATGAACGATCTTTGGTCTGGTCTCAAGGAGTCGGACGATCACAAAGCAATGAAAGAAGATCTGAAAGAATCTTATCTTTGGGATCGCCTCATTGAACATTACGCCGCCGACCTCCTGACAGATGGCATGTTTGACTTCAACAGTCGAGAGCTAACTGATGATCAGTCGGCACTGGTAGCGATGGCACTCCAGCCCCGAGGGCATCGAGCAAATCTAGCCGAAGCATTCGCCGAATTCCTCACCCAAGGAGAGCGGAAAATAGCGTCTCGCGCAGCCTTGGGCGATCGAAACACGGCGTTCGTATTTCTACTCGGACCAAGTTCTGACCGTGAGATGCGCGTCAGAGAACTTGCATTAAGGTGTCTCGTCATAAGGGGAACGATGCCCGGAGTTATCACAGTGGTTGGGATCGCTACGGATCAGCCAGGCACGTCTGAGATTGGTTACTCATCTGACATCGTGTACATGCATCTGCCTGAGTGGTCGGAAGACGACGCAAAGAAAGTGGATGGAATTCAGCGTGATCTCGGCTATTTCAAGAATGCTAATGTCGTCAAAGGGTAGCAATCGAGGGTTGCCGCCCAACGAATAGGGATAGATCGCGCGCAGCCGCGATCTATCCCGGGTTGAACAAGCCCGGACCCAAAATCAGGTGAGACGCTTAATAGAGGGGAAAGCTTTTCCGGCGTGCGGTGGAGCGGAAGGTGACGGTGCCGGCGCTGTCGTCGTAGTCGACCAGATCGCGCTCGCGGATGACGCCGCGATAGAGGTAACGCGACAGATATTCGAGCGCCGGTTCGCCGCTGCCGACGCTGCGGCAATCGACGACCCACCTGGGCGGCAGGCCGACGGGGATCGACACTCCGGCCTCGTGCAAGGCACGCAGCAGCTTGGCGCGAAACACGCGGGCCAGGGCGAACTCGTTGAACAGATAGCGGCCCTGGACCTTGCGCCATTGCCGGCGCGCCGCGTCGATGCCGCCGCCGGGCACGACGACGTGCACATGCGGATGCAGATCGAGCCGGCGATTGTGGGTGTGCAGCACCGCGCACTGGCCGAGCTCGGCTTTGAGCTGGTGTGCGCCAAAGCCTTTGACGGTGCCCGCTGCGGCCTTGAACAGGGCCGCATACACCGCGCGGGGCTGTGCGTGCGCCAGTGGGCGCAAGCCCGCCGGCAGGGTGAAGGTGATCATGAAGTAGTCCACCGGCAGGAGCTTGGCGCGCTGGCGTTCGAGCCAGGCC from Banduia mediterranea encodes:
- a CDS encoding IS91 family transposase; protein product: MARSIPSLRLADVFEAGRAALMAQYGVRLQAHQQRAMAAITACRSGALGALDWRCVDCTGSRETLRSCGHRSCPACQNHSTTAWLERQRAKLLPVDYFMITFTLPAGLRPLAHAQPRAVYAALFKAAAGTVKGFGAHQLKAELGQCAVLHTHNRRLDLHPHVHVVVPGGGIDAARRQWRKVQGRYLFNEFALARVFRAKLLRALHEAGVSIPVGLPPRWVVDCRSVGSGEPALEYLSRYLYRGVIRERDLVDYDDSAGTVTFRSTARRKSFPLY